A DNA window from Allokutzneria albata contains the following coding sequences:
- a CDS encoding DUF1365 domain-containing protein: MIYDAVVTHTRLSQIRRRFSHRVHMWLVDLDALPRGFEARDHLGDPGRSIRENLDSWLASQGIDLRGGRVLMLANARMLGYVFNPLSVFWCHTPDGELECIVAEVHNTYGGRHCYLLRPDRDGRADADKEFYVSPFFTVDGRYDMRFSRTDERLDISISLRQNDEVVFVATLRGQRSTRRRRLLMLPQRVSALIFRHGIALWLRRLPVIPREEGVQ; this comes from the coding sequence ATGATCTACGACGCAGTCGTCACACACACGCGATTGAGCCAGATCCGGCGGCGGTTCTCGCACCGCGTGCACATGTGGCTGGTCGATCTCGACGCGCTGCCAAGGGGATTCGAGGCACGTGACCACCTCGGTGACCCCGGCCGCTCCATCCGCGAGAACTTGGACTCGTGGTTGGCTTCGCAGGGCATCGACCTCCGAGGCGGTCGCGTGCTCATGCTGGCCAACGCGCGCATGCTCGGCTACGTGTTCAACCCGCTGTCGGTGTTCTGGTGCCACACCCCGGACGGCGAGCTCGAATGCATCGTCGCCGAGGTCCACAACACCTACGGCGGACGGCATTGCTACCTGCTGCGCCCTGACCGGGACGGCCGCGCGGACGCCGACAAGGAGTTCTACGTCTCGCCGTTCTTCACCGTCGACGGCCGCTACGACATGAGGTTCAGCCGAACCGACGAACGGCTGGACATCAGCATTTCCCTGCGGCAGAACGACGAAGTCGTGTTCGTCGCGACACTGCGCGGACAACGGTCGACCAGGCGCAGGCGGCTCCTGATGCTGCCGCAGCGCGTGTCCGCTCTGATCTTCCGGCACGGGATCGCCTTGTGGCTGAGGCGACTTCCCGTCATTCCACGTGAGGAGGGGGTCCAGTGA